One Hyla sarda isolate aHylSar1 chromosome 11, aHylSar1.hap1, whole genome shotgun sequence genomic window carries:
- the BOLA1 gene encoding bolA-like protein 1 isoform X1 — MVDVFVAEQNVVCFLQLTSIKVIGAKLEYQTQAADTCVFPLLDNLELLSSALMLPTRLLQSCRRVFSNLTSKYSGLPNMEKPVETSIKAKLTQNLEPCHLEVHNESYMHAVPPGSETHFKVVVVSDVFSGKSLIQRHRLVNDLLKEELAGPVHALSIQAKTPQQWEENPTVGKSPGCMGGSKHDPQMGKKISSQV; from the exons ATGGTTGATGTATTTGTTGCAGAGCAGAAT GTTGTGTGTTTTTTGCAGCTTACTTCCATTAAAGTGATAGGAGCCAAATTGGAATACCAGACCCAAGCTGCAGACACGTGTGTTTTTCCATTGCTGGATAACCTCGAG CTGTTAAGCTCAGCGCTGATGCTCCCGACACGTCTTCTCCAGTCTTGTAGACGTGTCTTCTCCAATTTAACATCCAAATATTCAGGATTACCTAACATGGAGAAGCCTGTGGAGACTTCAATCAAGGCCAAACTGACTCAGAACTTGGAACCCTGCCACCTAGAGGTGCATAATGAGAGCTACATGCATGCTGTGCCTCCCGGGTCGGAAACCCACTTTAAAGTGGTGGTGGTATCTGATGTGTTCAGTGGAAAGTCTCTCATTCAGCGCCACAGACTTGTCAATGATTTACTGAAAGAGGAATTGGCCGGACCTGTTCATGCGTTGTCCATCCAGGCCAAGACACctcaacaatgggaagaaaacccaACAGTTGGTAAAAGCCCCGGCTGTATGGGGGGTTCAAAACATGATCCCCAGATGGGCAAGAAAATAAGCTCTCAGGTGTAA
- the BOLA1 gene encoding bolA-like protein 1 isoform X2, with protein MVDVFVAEQNLTSIKVIGAKLEYQTQAADTCVFPLLDNLELLSSALMLPTRLLQSCRRVFSNLTSKYSGLPNMEKPVETSIKAKLTQNLEPCHLEVHNESYMHAVPPGSETHFKVVVVSDVFSGKSLIQRHRLVNDLLKEELAGPVHALSIQAKTPQQWEENPTVGKSPGCMGGSKHDPQMGKKISSQV; from the exons ATGGTTGATGTATTTGTTGCAGAGCAGAAT CTTACTTCCATTAAAGTGATAGGAGCCAAATTGGAATACCAGACCCAAGCTGCAGACACGTGTGTTTTTCCATTGCTGGATAACCTCGAG CTGTTAAGCTCAGCGCTGATGCTCCCGACACGTCTTCTCCAGTCTTGTAGACGTGTCTTCTCCAATTTAACATCCAAATATTCAGGATTACCTAACATGGAGAAGCCTGTGGAGACTTCAATCAAGGCCAAACTGACTCAGAACTTGGAACCCTGCCACCTAGAGGTGCATAATGAGAGCTACATGCATGCTGTGCCTCCCGGGTCGGAAACCCACTTTAAAGTGGTGGTGGTATCTGATGTGTTCAGTGGAAAGTCTCTCATTCAGCGCCACAGACTTGTCAATGATTTACTGAAAGAGGAATTGGCCGGACCTGTTCATGCGTTGTCCATCCAGGCCAAGACACctcaacaatgggaagaaaacccaACAGTTGGTAAAAGCCCCGGCTGTATGGGGGGTTCAAAACATGATCCCCAGATGGGCAAGAAAATAAGCTCTCAGGTGTAA